A single window of Nomascus leucogenys isolate Asia chromosome 18, Asia_NLE_v1, whole genome shotgun sequence DNA harbors:
- the CLEC19A gene encoding C-type lectin domain family 19 member A, producing the protein MQRWTLWAAAVLTLHSVHAFPQTDINISPALPELPLPSLCPLFWMEFKGHCYRFFPLNKTWAEADLYCSEFSVGRKSAKLASIHSWEENVFVYDLVNSCVPGIPADVWTGLHDHRQEGQFEWTDGSSYDYSYWDGSQPDDGVHGDPEEEDCVQIWYRPTSALRSWNDNTCSRKFPFVCKIPSLTIH; encoded by the exons ATGCAAAGGTGGACACTGTGGGCTGCAGCCGTCCTGACCCTCCACTCTGTACATGCCTTTCCACAAACAGACATCAATATCAGCCCAG CCCTGCCAGAGCTGCCCCTGCCTTCCCTGTGCCCCCTGTTCTGGATGGAGTTCAAAGGCCACTGCTATCGATTCTTCCCTCTCAATAAGACCTGGGCCGAGGCCGACCTCTACTGTTCTGAGTTCTCTGTGGGCAGGAAGTCTGCCAAGCTGGCCTCCATCCACAG CTGGGAGGAGAATGTCTTTGTGTATGACCTCGTGAACAGCTGTGTTCCTGGCATCCCTGCTGACGTCTGGACAGGCCTTCATGATCACAGACAG GAAGGGCAGTTTGAATGGACTGACGGCTCATCCTATGACTATAGCTACTGGGATGGCAGCCAGCCAGATGATGGCGTCCACGGGGACCCAGAAGAAGAGGACTGTGTGCAGATATGGTACAGGCCTACCAGTG CTCTGAGGTCATGGAATGATAACACCTGCAGCCGGAAGTTCCCTTTTGTctgcaaaatcccatctctgaCCATTCATTGA